The nucleotide sequence actctaaataTCTCATTGTGCattccaaatttttatatttagaaagaaaaatgtacACTTATAAGAAGTGGACAATGAgaattttaaagtgctaataaaaacaaattttttaatatatagcaTTACTACGTATAGATATTAGatgacaaatttttttagtaTCCGTCAAAATTTAGGATCCTGTGAGATTGCACCTTTCGGTCCCCTAAAGCGGCCTCTGTATAAAACAAGATGAATAAAAGTGGACAACCAGTGCATGTAGAAATCCGACTCTATTGATGAAATCGAAACCGTCAACCTAAACGAGTTGTCGTAAGCGTTTTCCAGGGTTTAGAGACAACGTCCAGGCTGTGTTCACCGAAGCTTGAAAGCACCTTTCGGCAGCGATGGAGCAGTTTTTTGTCCTGAAGCAGCCGTGGGAGGCAAGAAAGATGCTACGACTAGTTCCTTAGTTAATAAACAAATATAGATGAAATTCTTGTAACCTTCAAAACTCTGGTTTTGTCATTAGTTTCGGCGGCCGGCCGGCTGAGTCTGAACTTCAGTAGACTTATAAAACCACAGCCTTCTTCATATCTTCATTCAATCCCAAAATCTAAGAAGGATGGCTCAAGTACTTCAACTCTCTCTCCTTTATGTGGCATCAGTTGTCCTCATGTTTCAGCAATTTTGTGGTACATATGCAGTActattttcacaatttttatcACATAAAACGTTTATTGTTCCATTTATTTGAGCGATACTCTAAACCAATATAAATTACGGAGAGGGAGAATTGAACTTGATTATGCTCAGGGGAAGCTCACTCATTAGTCTTTCTGATATGGGACAATTGTATTATATGCGAACGATATATATTAGTATCATCAATCCGTGTCATATGTCCAATCTTTTGATTTCTGAGCTAaccattaattaattatctatGCATGATTCAGACGGGAAGTTAATGATGGAGTACATTGGAGCCACCGGAGTTCCCATAACATTTGACTCCGTACCGATTGACAATGAGATCGACTTCCATTTCATACTCGGGTTTGCGATTGATGCAGACTCATTAGGCAAACAACAAAATGGGATATTCTCACCATATTGGCAATCTACATTAACCCCACAATCTGTTGCAGCcatcaagaaaaaaaaccctaatgtgAAAGTCATGGCAAGCCTCTCAGGTTGGAGCTTAGGTGATAAAGTCCTTCACTGGTACAATCCGACAAACCCCCAAAAATGGGTATCTAACGCTGTCTCGTCGCTCGGTTCCATAATTACCACTTACCATCTTGATGGCATTGACATAGACTACGAAAACTTCCCAAAGCGCGGTAATtcaagttctttttctttttgcatcGGCGAGCTCATCACCGGCTTGAAAAAGAAAGGGCTCATTTCCGTTGCTAGTATTGCACCGTTTTATACTACAGCTGCGCCGTATGTTCAGCTCTTTGATGACTATGCAGATGTTATAGACTATGTCAACCACCAGTTCTACACCGACAAAGTTACTACCCCGAAGGGATATCTGCAAGCCTTTAAGATTCGAGCCGCGCAATTTGGCAAGGAAAAGTTGTTGCCCGCCTATGAAGTAGATGGAAGAGGAATTCAAGGGGATGCCTTTTTTGATGCTTTGACACTGTTGCAGACAAATGGATTTGAAATTAATGGGGTCATGATCTTCTCAGCTGATGCTTCTTTGAAAAACAACTTTCACTATGAGAGAAAATCACAAGCTTTCTTGCTCAACTCTACCAGTAGTACTAACTAGTCTAAGTGCGTTACAATATACTTAGCCTCCTCGCATGCGCTCTCACGCGTGCAAGAGCCATATATAGTATAGATTATTTGTTCATCGTGACTTGTTTTGCGAGTTATGTATGTTCtagttgcttcttttttttttttttttttttgcattagtTTGTATGTATTTTGCTAATAAAAGAAAGGTTATCATTCTTAATATATTAACCCTATTTGATCTCTTTCCTTCCCATGTGTTACCCCGTACGTTAAGAAGATTATCCAACATCGATCGGCAGTCACGGATTGCTGCAGAAACTACTTTCAGAATCAGAAAATATAAAAGTGGGATAAGGGAACAATGTAAGAGATCCAAAATGATTAATTCAACAAAATTATATTGAATCAAAAGTAAGCACTCCAAAATTTCAAGGAGGCAAAGTAATTACAAAGCGAGGAACACATTAAGCCACTCGGCATACGGATACCATCATCACAGTTGCCTTTTGTCCTGGATTTGATTTTCTAATAATCTTAATTGTTTTCTTGTAGCAGCTCCCATCACCGCTAGGGCTAGACCTTTTGCGAGGGAAGGTATTAGACCTCTCAGACAGCGGTGGTTTGCACTCACTAGCTCTGCGCTTATTGGAACCATGAACCGCTTGAAGCTGTCGCTTCAAAGACTTGTTGTAAGCCTCTCTTTTAGCAGGGTTAGAGAGAACGTCCAACGCTGCCTTAACATGCTTGAAAGCACCCTCGGCTGCTATTGATGCATTCTTGTCGGGGTGCAAGGCAAGTGCCAATCTCTTCTattgtttcttgatggtttcgGAGTCGGCAGCTGTAGGGTTTTCGATGCCAAGAACACGGTACCAGTTTTGCTTGTGTGGTGACACGGCAGTATGCATTTGGTATGCAGTCATGTAGTTGTCCATACCAGACAAATCTGGATCAAACTCTTTTACTGCCTTGGCTTGCATGATTGCATATTTGAAGTTACCGAGCGTGAAATATGCTTCTGCAGCCTGTCGGGCCTTTACTGCAGCCATATGTGCGAGGTTGGTGATGTGATCAGGACACAAGGGTTGAGGGATGGAGTTGCTGGGGATTCTGCTGCCGCTGATGGCCATCTTACTGCTCTTCAACTTTGAGATAGAAGCCATGGTGTAGATatatcgagagagagagagagtgagagtacTGACGGAAGTAGAAACAAAGATAGAATTCTTGCAGGTTGGATATATATATGATGCAAACGTTGCTTGCAACTTAAGAAACGCgttaaaaccctagaaaaaaGGGTACTTGGGCAGAAAGTTCCATtcctatttataattaaaattagtAACTGACTCAACTGACcaaattcatatatatttttgttcaaattgGATTTCTAGTACTGTCTATATCAATGGCCcaaatctgttttttttttctcctttattTGCTGATAATGTCAGAGTTATATTACTGTATAGGTCATATATCTGTTCCTAGttaaaaaaactaaagaaattAATAGATGGTCCACTTAGCAACAACTCCAAAtaacatataaaaataatttctagTAATAACTCAACAAGGTTCCTGCTCTGTTCCAAGATGAGAAACTTTATATGAACTCGATTGGCTAAGTTTGGCCACACATAAGTTGGATTTGCAGTAACTAACACTACTAGAAATTTGGCTATAAGCCACCCTTTTCATTTAGTGGCTATTGTCAAGTGTTGCCACTCACATTGGTGGCAAACCTCTATGCCCACCAAGCACCCACTAAACTAGAGAGTGTGGCCTATGTAGAGGACTCTATTGTAACAATGACTACCAATATTTCATTGGTGCCTTTCCTGCAATGCCACCCTTATTCACATCAGTGGCaaaattgcaaaataatattaaaaaaagaggATGCCCTGTGTGGGCACCCAGATTTGAATAGgaatatttcctttttttttttttttttttttttttgtgaggaaACAAATTGTAAGATCTTTGATATAAGAATATACTACAAATTTGCATAACTGATCTTTAATACAATTTTGAACAAATGTTGGGACTCAAACTTTGAAAAGTGTTTGAAGACTCTGTTTCCAAAGAGCTTAATCATGTCATGCCAATCTCTCTTTGGCGATCAAACCATTGTCTCTCCAGGTGGGATGTTTGAGCTAGGTTTCTTCAAACCAGGTCAGCTTTCAAACTACTATATAGGTATATGGTACTCCAAGCAAGTAGTATCTAAGAGCAAGTAGTATCTGAGAGGACTGTTGTTTGGGCAGCAAATAGGGAAATACCagtcaaaggcagcagcagcaagagcagatgatgatgatgatgctgcGATGGGAGTTCAAACTAAACATCAAAATATTAGAGAGAATTGAAGCAAAGAAATACTCAAAAAATTACATTCACATATCccaaaacaatataaaaaaaaaaaaataaaaaaaaaggaacagaaatctggaagaagatgaaaaaatCGATGCAAAACTCTGCtgcactaaaaaaaaatcaaaggcaAGTCCTGATCGCCAAATTTCGAGCACAAAGAGCTGATCGCTAGAAAGAAATACAAAAACACATTGTTACTGAAGTTTTACTTGCAGCTCATTAGCATAGGACCATGCAGATGGCTCTAGATTTTTACACAAATCTGGAGAGCACCAAGACTACCAACCATATGCTTAAAGGAACTTTAATTTGTTTGCATAACTACCTGCTAACCAAATCTTGAGCATATTGATAAACCAGAAATTTAAACACGTAAGCGGCCAGATTGCGAGCACGAGACTAATTCCATACCTCAAACCGAAGGCGACGCGCTGTCTAGCAGTCCAAACCTTGATCCTTGATAAATTGAACTTCCTTCTTTGATCTGGCAAtccaaaaatagataaattaggCAGCATGTCATATCAATATAACACACCTATACGTACACACACATACCAAAACAGCCTACATTCAGATTTGCATCATATCCTTGTTTCTAACTCTCTGGGGAATTTTCACAAACACCCAATAGGCAAGATTTGCTTCAATATAAAAGAAATCTGATTTAGTCAGTGATCTCAATTGCATGTATATCTGAACGACCATGCTTGTTAGTCAGTCATGTTATAGGATGTATTTAACACTTACCAAGCGATTCTAAAACAACATCCTACATACATATTATGTTGTCAAACTATGAATCAAGACAAAACTTTCCTACTTTGGTAATGTAATCTCCTAGTCTAGTTACGATTTGGTTCCTGTATTTTgacttgaaaacaattttggtcCCTTAGAAGTTGCCAATGGCTCCTGAATTGTAACTGGAAAAAAACTCAACACAgctatgaaaaattaaaactcgAGGCACCAAAGcgtgaaaaaaaagaaaccaaaatagTTAAATTTACCCTTTTATATCATACATACCATTAAAAATTTGTTTAGAGATAAAAATGGTAGTCATAGTAAAGAATCCAACTTGACCAAAGAAAGTGGATTTCCTCACTTTCTAGTGCTAACTAGCAAGCTTGCCCGCGCGGTGCTGCGGGTTTTGAAACTGTATAAAACATGTAGAAAGAGGCAAAAAGGTAGGTGTTATTCATTTGATCTCACAAAGACTGATATTATTGCAACACATTCCAactggaatttaaaaaaaaaacataaacctTTACTTTCTATGAACTATCACCAGAATTCTTCTCTGAACAATCATCAAGGGAACATCCTTTCTACTTTTTTCATAACTTCCTAACCATGCTCAGAAAGATTAGGATTCAACAATCATCAAAGGAACATCCTTCAGATGATACAAATATTTAAGCATGAGCACGCACCTCAAAAGAAAGGCAGAAGCTTGATGCAGGCccataaatcaaaagaaagcagaaatcagaaaaaaaaaaatgctaaaaaGCAATGTGAGtcacaaaatatatgaaacctAGATCAAACTTCTTGATAAAACCTAAGAATAACTCCACAAATTTCTgagttgtaaaaaaaaattcagaatcccagatCAAATTTCTTGATAAACTTTAAAAACCCCAATTCAGATGAGGAAAATACATGAGGGACTAATTTTAGCCATATTAGTTGTTTGCATTAGGTTTTGAGAAACTCAAGTACGGAACAGAAAATGAAATCAGATAAGTAATGTTATATTCAAAAGATGAACACTAAACGTGTGATAAAGATGACAATGAAATTGAATTACGGGTTCTTACCGTGCCCTTTGTGAAGTGTCCTTAGTTGAGCAAAATATTCAGATATTTTCCTGATAGGCTTCCACCTAAAAAGGTAAAAGCAGAACATCAAAAATCATGCAAGCGTCCCTGTAGAACCTTTCCAACCTGATGAAAAATAAGGGAAGAGATCAAGACTGACTTGCTCAGCTAAAAACTTGATTTCAACAAAATCTATTAATTGCACATCTTTGTTCTTCTCAGCAACCTGTTAGTCGTAAATTCAAGGATGAACATAGTATAGTAAGACTGTTAATTCACAACACGAACCAATTGATGGTACAAAATATAATCACCTAAGCCTAATCATCTTATATTAAAAAGACATCATACAATAACAATGAATGTTTTACAGTGTGCAAGTGAAGCAGCTTTCATTTGCTAATTTCTTAAGTCATAATGCAAGCTCGATTgctggataaaaaaaaatagggaccAAGAAGACATCAAATCCAATGCAGACAGCAGATAAAATTGAACCCAAAAGGCAAAAGCCTTCTCTAACAAATAGATACATATAAAGAGTCATTTGGGATATAGATATTGGTGGACCTGGAAGAATAGAGACGCACTGAGTAGGAGAGAACAAAGAGAGATAGTGGAATTTTGGAGGAATACCGGATGACGATGAACTGTGTAGCCATAGCTGTTGGTGGCGGTGATTCCGCTGCGAGAGACAGTTCGAAAAAAGGTAATCAATAAATCTTACAGAACTGTAATAATTCAGTCATGAGCTTCAAATCATTGACATTTCAATTATAAGGattcataatttaaattttaagatagtaTTAACGGTTTACAAAATTAGAAAGGTTCAAAGCCATTAACAATTATGTAACTCAGACTCTTCATACCTAGACTTTGCTCACTACAATCTCTATTTTAATCTTAGAGGCAAAGTTCTCTTCATATCTCATTACTtcactcttctttcttcttcattaccaaaatcattttcttcatgTACTATCTGATCTATTCAGATTCTCCTCAGACAACAAATTGATAGCTGGgaataaagaagaaaacatgcatcaataaaatttcgaatttttaaccacctctaatttataattaatcTAAGTAAATACACAGCAACCACAACAATAAGAACTTTCAAATAGAAAAGTATCTATTAACTACCATGCAGAGGATCTTCCTAGATCCAACTTCCCACAGCCCTATGTCCCCCACATTGGTACCAACTGAAGCATATACAGAGAACAATCAACAGTCAATTATGAGCAGCAAGCATCTAGGGAAAAACTGTAGAGCCAAAGGTATACAAATAAATATAAGTAgctacttaaaaaatacaaccCAAGAAGTAGAGTCTGCTGTGAAGGATGAAAATCCATGCTCATGGGAATTGAGCCCTGATTCAAAGTCCGTGTGACATTCTTAGGCAAGTCATCAGGTGCATTCAAAGCTTGCCCTGGACATGTTACTGGCCACATGTTAACAGGGAGATTAATCCTAATCCCTGATTTCTTGGTATTCCTGTACAAACTGATTATGGCctgatttttt is from Pyrus communis chromosome 10, drPyrComm1.1, whole genome shotgun sequence and encodes:
- the LOC137748562 gene encoding topless-related protein 1-like, translated to MWPVTCPGQALNAPDDLPKNVTRTLNQGSIPMSMDFHPSQQTLLLGGITATNSYGYTVHRHPVFLQNSTISLCSLLLSASLFFQVAEKNKDVQLIDFVEIKFLAEQVEAYQENI
- the LOC137747005 gene encoding chitinase 2-like — protein: MAQVLQLSLLYVASVVLMFQQFCDGKLMMEYIGATGVPITFDSVPIDNEIDFHFILGFAIDADSLGKQQNGIFSPYWQSTLTPQSVAAIKKKNPNVKVMASLSGWSLGDKVLHWYNPTNPQKWVSNAVSSLGSIITTYHLDGIDIDYENFPKRGNSSSFSFCIGELITGLKKKGLISVASIAPFYTTAAPYVQLFDDYADVIDYVNHQFYTDKVTTPKGYLQAFKIRAAQFGKEKLLPAYEVDGRGIQGDAFFDALTLLQTNGFEINGVMIFSADASLKNNFHYERKSQAFLLNSTSSTN